The genomic stretch AAGCCCGTTGATCTCTCTGGCAATGAACCCCCTGACCGATTTTGTCCTGAAGGGGGAGCACAAACGCATCCAGAGACTCGGAGACCGGCTCGCAGACCTGGAGACGCTGATCGACGGGGAGGCTTTTCGTCCAATCCTGAGCAATCTCTATAACAGCGACAAAGAGAGCGGTGGACAACCGAACACCGATGAGATCCTGCTGCTGAAGATGCTCGTTCTGCAGTCCTTCCACGGTTTATCGGATCCGGAGATGGAGCGGCAGGCGAACGACCGCATCTCCTTCCGGAAGTTCCGGGGATTCCCGGAGAAGATACCGGATCACACCACGCTCTGGTAC from Methanomicrobiales archaeon encodes the following:
- a CDS encoding transposase; the protein is MNPLTDFVLKGEHKRIQRLGDRLADLETLIDGEAFRPILSNLYNSDKESGGQPNTDEILLLKMLVLQSFHGLSDPEMERQANDRISFRKFRGFPEKIPDHTTLWY